A section of the Ovis canadensis isolate MfBH-ARS-UI-01 breed Bighorn chromosome 1, ARS-UI_OviCan_v2, whole genome shotgun sequence genome encodes:
- the EBNA1BP2 gene encoding probable rRNA-processing protein EBP2, with translation MDTPPLSGSDSDSDDSLVTDRELQEAFSRGLLKPGLNVVLEGPKKAVNDVNGLKQCLAEFKRDLEWVERLDVTLGPVPEIGGSQSTSQNQDPKAVDPEDDFKREMSFYRQAQAAVLAVLPRLHQLKVPTKRPTDYFAEMAKSDQQMQKIRQKLQAKQAAMEKSEKAKQLRALRKYGKKVQTEVLQKRQKEKSHMMSAIKKYQKGFSDKLDFLEGDQKPVARSTKEGAKGQQMKKGPNAKRRYKNEKFGYGGKKKGSKWNTRESYDDVSSFRAKIAHGRGLKRPGKKGPNKRPGKRTREKMKSRRH, from the exons ATGGACACCCCCCCGCTCTCAGGTTCGGACTCCGATTCTGATGACTCTCTTGTCACAGACAGAGAG TTGCAGGAGGCGTTTTCCCGAGGGCTTCTGAAGCCAGGCCTCAACGTGGTGCTAGAGGGGCCGAAGAAGGCCGTGAACGACGTG AATGGCCTGAAGCAGTGTTTGGCTGAATTCAAGCGGGATCTGGAATGGGTTGAAAGGCTTGATGTGACTCTGGGTCCGGTACCAGAAATCGGTGGATCTCAGTCAACATCTCAGAACCAGGATCCGAAAGCTGTTGATCCAGAAGATGACTTTAAGCGTGAGATGAGCTT CTACCGTCAAGCCCAGGCAGCGGTGCTTGCAGTATTGCCCCGCCTCCATCAGCTCAAAGTGCCTACCAAGCGGCCTACGGATTATTTTGCAGAGATGGCCAAGTCTGATCAGCAGATGCAGAAG ATTCGACAGAAACTGCAGGCTAAACAGGCCGCCATGGAGAAGTCGGAAAAGGCTAAGCAGCTGCGAGCACTTAGAAAATATGGAAAGAAG GTGCAAACAGAGGTTCTTCAGAAGCGGCAGAAGGAGAAATCACACATGATGAGTGCCATTAAGAAATATCAGAAAG GTTTCTCTGATAAACTGGACTTCCTTGAGGGAGATCAGAAGCCTGTTGCACGGAGCACGAAAGAAGGAGCCAAAGGCCAGCAAATGAAGAAGGG GCCTAATGCCAAGAGACGCTATAAAAACGAGAAGTTTGGTTATGGTGGGAAGAAGAAAGGCTCCAAGTGGAACACTCGTGAGAGCTATGATGATGTATCCAGCTTCCGGGCCAAGATAGCTCATGGCAGGGGCCTCAAGAGGCCTGGAAAGAAAGGACCAAAT AAAAGACCTGGAAAACGgacaagagagaaaatgaagagcaGAAGACACTGA